The following proteins are co-located in the Aquarana catesbeiana isolate 2022-GZ linkage group LG02, ASM4218655v1, whole genome shotgun sequence genome:
- the NEUROD4 gene encoding neurogenic differentiation factor 4: MSEMVSVHGWMEEALSSQDEMNEANQRQSAFDMLSGLSHEENGSIDGEEDEEEEDDGEKPKKRGPKKKKMTKARMERFRVRRVKANARERTRMHGLNDALESLRRVMPCYSKTQKLSKIETLRLARNYIWALSEVLERGQTTEGKNFLEMLCKGLSQPTSNLVAGCLQIGPQSLFLEKHEDKPHMCDSSLGHAYSYQSPGLPSPPYGNIETHHLHLKAPTFKTVVDPSMVNHTLNCTTPPYEGALTPPLSISGNFSLKQDNSPDLDKSYGFRSHYPSLGLGSHGHAPHFQTAVPRYEIPIDMAYEQYPHHAIFTE; encoded by the coding sequence ATGTCTGAGATGGTCAGTgttcatggatggatggaggaggccCTCAGCTCTCAAGATGAGATGAATGAGGCAAATCAGAGACAGTCTGCCTTTGACATGCTGTCAGGTTTGAGTCATGAAGAAAATGGGAGCAttgatggagaagaagatgaagaagaagaagatgatggagaaaAACCAAAGAAAAGAGGccccaaaaaaaagaagatgaCCAAAGCTAGGATGGAAAGGTTTCGTGTGAGGAGGGTAAAAGCCAATGCCAGGGAGCGCACAAGAATGCATGGACTAAATGATGCTCTAGAGAGCCTGAGGAGAGTCATGCCTTGTTACTCCAAAACACAGAAGTTGTCTAAGATTGAGACCCTCAGATTGGCCAGAAATTATATATGGGCATTATCTGAGGTGCTGGAAAGAGGTCAAACCACAGAGGGAAAGAACTTCCTGGAAATGCTCTGCAAAGGGCTATCACAGCCTACTAGCAATCTTGTAGCTGGCTGTCTGCAGATTGGACCTCAGTCCTTGTTCTTGGAAAAACATGAAGATAAGCCACATATGTGTGACTCATCACTAGGTCATGCCTACAGTTATCAGTCTCCAGGTCTTCCAAGTCCTCCATATGGCAATATTGAAACTCACCATTTGCACTTGAAAGCGCCCACATTTAAAACTGTGGTGGACCCATCAATGGTAAACCATACATTAAACTGTACCACTCCTCCATATGAAGGTGCTCTTACTCCCCCACTGAGCATTAGTGGCAATTTTTCCTTGAAACAAGACAATTCTCCAGATCTGGACAAATCCTATGGCTTCCGATCCCATTATCCCTCCCTTGGGCTTGGTTCTCATGGGCATGCTccccattttcaaactgcagtccCAAGATATGAAATTCCAATAGACATGGCCTATGAACAATATCCACATCATGCCATTTTCACTGAGTAA